A window of the Vigna angularis cultivar LongXiaoDou No.4 chromosome 3, ASM1680809v1, whole genome shotgun sequence genome harbors these coding sequences:
- the LOC108326123 gene encoding E3 ubiquitin-protein ligase RING1 yields MMSSGGDSGKPFFCHVCNQRITCTDESEPFCPICLEGFVEEWNPNNHSHNPNPNFTHESGGESMDPEFPFDLIDTMLPLLLNAGSRTRREADMFDPRTYLQNYLQNLRADGANIQFSFGNPSDTGFRPSSNLGDYYLGPGFEQLIQLLADNDPNRYGTPPAAKDAVENLPTVTVGDELLNSEMNQCAVCQDEFEKGTQVTLMPCKHAYHADCLIPWLKLHNSCPVCRYELPTDDADYENRTRSSGDDGGSRSDVSDSGSGSGGGAGGGNGRPVHRTVRIYLRHPFDAGDSAQDSSERGWESWD; encoded by the coding sequence ATGATGTCTTCCGGCGGGGACAGTGGGAAGCCATTTTTCTGTCACGTGTGCAATCAGAGGATAACGTGCACCGATGAGTCGGAACCGTTCTGCCCGATCTGTCTGGAAGGTTTCGTGGAGGAATGGAACCCTAATAACCATAGTCATAACCCTAACCCTAATTTCACCCATGAAAGTGGGGGAGAATCTATGGATCCCGAATTCCCGTTCGATTTAATCGACACCATGCTCCCCCTCTTGCTCAACGCGGGTTCCAGGACCCGCCGCGAAGCCGACATGTTCGACCCAAGGACCTACCTCCAGAACTACCTGCAGAACCTTCGCGCCGACGGCGCTAACATTCAATTCTCCTTCGGCAACCCTTCCGACACGGGGTTCCGCCCCTCGTCAAACCTTGGCGACTACTATCTCGGCCCGGGCTTTGAGCAGTTGATTCAGCTGCTCGCCGACAACGACCCAAACCGTTACGGCACGCCACCGGCCGCAAAGGACGCCGTCGAAAATCTCCCCACAGTCACTGTCGGCGATGAGTTGCTGAACTCTGAAATGAACCAATGCGCGGTCTGCCAGGACGAGTTCGAGAAGGGCACGCAGGTGACGCTGATGCCTTGCAAGCACGCGTATCATGCTGACTGCCTGATTCCTTGGCTTAAGCTGCATAACTCTTGCCCCGTTTGTCGGTATGAACTGCCCACCGATGACGCGGATTATGAGAATCGGACGCGGAGCAGTGGCGATGATGGTGGGTCGAGGTCTGATGTGAGCGATAGTGGCAGTGGCAGTGGCGGTGGCGCGGGAGGGGGAAATGGTAGACCTGTTCACCGGACTGTTAGAATATATTTGCGGCATCCTTTTGATGCAGGTGACTCTGCGCAGGACAGTTCCGAAAGGGGATGGGAGAGTTGGGATTGA
- the LOC108326122 gene encoding pentatricopeptide repeat-containing protein At3g59040, whose product MCSLISKSHCHLPHLPLPPTRTSNGIARVWMSGRMEVVCRGMLKPRKFMQRRRKLEVFKDPADEAHQKNWRRIMTEIDDSGSAVSVLSSENINNQGVPKTLIVGTLIRFKQLKKWNLVVEILEWLRTQNWWDFGKMDYFMLITAYGKLGDFNGAEKILALMNNNGYPPNVVSQTALMEAYGRGGRYNNAEAIFRRMQKWGPEPSALTYQIILKTFVHGDKFKEAEEVFDSLLKDENSPLKPDQKMFNMMIYMFKKAGSYEKARKAFALMAERGIEQSTVTYNSLMSFETNYKEVSNIYDQMQRADLRPDVVSYALLVSAYGKARREEEALAVFEEMLDAGVRPTRKAYNILLDAFSISGMVEQARTVFKSMRRDRFFPDLCSYTTMLSAYINASDMEGAEKFFKRLIQDGFEPNVVTYGTLMKGYAKINDLEMVMKKYEEMLERGIKANQAILTTIMDAYGKSGDFDSAVHWFKEMESNGISPDKKAKNVLLSLAKTDQEREEVNELIVHFSETKSLPNGSGVVRFVEEDEEDNYEYFDDQLTKAYVEHTAEVS is encoded by the exons ATGTGTAGCCTCATTTCGAAGTCACACTGTCACTTGCCACACCTCCCTCTGCCACCCACTCGCACGAG CAATGGAATTGCGAGGGTGTGGATGAGTGGGAGAATGGAGGTGGTGTGTCGGGGAATGTTGAAACCGAGGAAGTTCATGCAGAGGAGGAGGAAACTGGAGGTTTTCAAGGATCCTGCGGATGAGGCTCATCAGAAGAATTGGAGGAGAATCATGACTGAAATCGATGACTCCGGTTCTGCTGTTTCTGTTCTCTCTTCCGAGAATATTAACAACCAGGGTGTTCCTAAAACCCTTATTGTTGGTACCTTGATTAGGTTTAAACAACTCAAGAAGTGGAACCTTGTCGTTGAG ATTCTTGAATGGCTCCGGACTCAAAACTGGTGGGATTTTGGTAAGATGGATTATTTCATGCTTATCACGGCATATGGGAAGCTGGGAGACTTCAATGGTGCTGAGAAGATCTTAGCTTTGATGAATAATAATGGTTATCCGCCAAATGTTGTATCTCAGACTGCACTTATGGAAGCATATGGAAGAGGAGGCAGATATAACAATGCTGAAGCGATATTCCGAAGGATGCAGAAATGGGGTCCGGAACCTTCTGCTTTAACATACCAGATAATACTTAAAACATTTGTTCAT GGGGACAAGTTTAAAGAAGCTGAAGAAGTATTTGACAGTTTACTGAAGGATGAAAACTCGCCTTTGAAACCCGACCAGAAGATGTTTAACATGAtgatttatatgtttaaaaagGCTGGAAGTTATGAAAAGGCCCGTAAGGCATTTGCACTGATGGCTGAACGAGGAATTGAACAATCTACAGTAACTTATAATAGCTTGATGTCATTTGAAACAAATTACAAGGAAGTTTCGAACATATATGATCAG ATGCAAAGAGCTGATCTCAGACCTGATGTTGTGAGCTATGCCCTACTCGTGAGTGCATATGGGAAGGCCCGGAGGGAAGAAGAAGCGTTAGCTGTATTTGAGGAAATGCTTGACGCTGGAGTCAG GCCAACTCGGAAAGCTTACAATATTTTACTTGATGCATTTTCTATATCGGGAATGGTGGAGCAGGCTCGGACCGTGTTTAAGAGTATGAGAAGGGATAG ATTCTTTCCAGATCTTTGCTCATACACTACCATGTTGTCTGCTTATATCAATGCATCTGATATGGAGGGTGCTgagaagtttttcaaaagatTGATACAGGATGGTTTTGAGCCTAATGTTGTCACTTACGGAACCTTAATGAAAGGGTATGCTAAGATAAACGATCTTGAGATGGTGATGAAAAAGTACGAAGAAATGCTTGAGCGGGGAATAAAGGCCAATCAGGCAATTTTGACTACTATCATGGATGCATATGGAAAAAGTGGAGACTTCGACAGTGCTGTTCATTGGTTTAAGGAAATGGAGTCTAATGGAATCTCTCCCGATAAGAAAGCTAAAAATGTTCTTCTATCTTTAGCAAAAACTGATCAAGAAAGGGAAGAGGTTAATGAGCTCATAGTGCATTTCAGTGAAACTAAAAGTTTACCTAATGGTAGTGGGGTTGTTAGATTTGTTGAGGAAGACGAAGAAgataattatgaatattttgatGATCAGCTGACCAAGGCTTACGTTGAACATACTGCAGAGGTAAGTTGA